CTCAATAATTCTCAATTGTCATTAATTGTAAATACTTGGAATTTAAACCTGGCGATCGGTGCAGACTAGATTATGTTGGGCATAATTGACAGATATGCAATTAAAATTTCAAATTATGCCAGTAAGTTTTGGCTAGCTACTACTACCAAGCCATAAAGCCATAAGTAAATGCTCCGAACCAATCGCGTCGCAATCAATGATAAATTTTGCCAGCTTCAAACCCAGTTACGCGATCGCTGGCAGAGTATGGAGCAATTCGACAATAGTGACTACGATCTGCTGGTGATTCCTTCGCTCAGCTTTGATCCACGTGAACTACGCAAAATTCCTGGTGCAAACCACTACGAGGAGCGATTATTATTCTCGCTGGTGCGGCTCCGCAATCCCCACACCAGATTGGTTTATGTCACTTCGCAGCCATTACCTTCAATTATTATTGAGTATTACTTACAACTGCTGCCGGGGATTCCTTTCTCCCAGGCGCGGGAGCGCTTAATTTTGCTATCCGCCTATGATGCTTCCGTTGATAAACCGCTCACCCAGAAGATTCTAGAGCGACCCAGATTGATTGAGCGAATCAAAAAATCCCTCCGGCTCGATCGGGCGATTATGACCTGTTTTAATTCCACCCCTTGGGAGCAGGCCTTGTCGGTGGAATTGGGCATCCCGCTGTGGGGACTAGATCCTAATTTGCTTTACTGGGGCACCAAAAGCGGCAGCCGTGAGATTTTTGCCGAAGCCAAAATTCCCTTCCCCGATGGCAGTGAATTGGTTTGGACAAAGGAAGACCTAGCCCGGATGGTGTTGGAGTTATGGCAGCGCCAGCCCGATCTCAGGCGGATTGTAATCAAGCTAAATGAAGGCTTTTCGGGAGAAGGAAATGCGCTTTTAGATCTGCAAAACTTGAAGACCGCTATGGCAGAGCAAGATGAGCCAGAAAAGCTGGCCGCGATCGAAAAAAGTTTTAAATTCCTGCGCTTTCAAACCAAGGCCGAAACCTGGGAAAGTTATTCCAGCCAGATTCCCAAACTAGGCGCGATCGCCGAAGAATTCATTGAAGGTAAACGCAAATTTTCCCCCAGTTTCCAGGGTCGGATTGCCCCCACTGGCGAAGTGGAGGTGCTTTCTACCCATGACCAGATTCTGGGCGGCCCCGATGGCCAGGTTTATCTGGGTTGCAGTTTTCCGGCCTCCGCTGATTATCGTCTGCGCTTGCAGGTGATGGGTCTAGAAATTGGCCGCTGCCTGGCGGCTAAAGGAGCCCTGGAGCGCTATGGGGTGGACTTTCTGGCGGTGCAGCAAGACTCCGGGCGTTGGGATCTACAAGCGATCGAAATTAATCTGCGGAAAGGCGGCACTACCCACCCATTCATGGCGCTGAGATATTTAACTAATGGTAGATTTGACGATCGCAGCGGTCTGTTTTTCTCCCAGCAAGGGCGCGAGAAATATTACGTTGCCAGCGATAACCTGGTTAAAGATCGCTATCATGGCTTGTTACCCCACGACCTGATGGAAATTATTGCCCACCATCGCTTGCATTTCGATAGCAGCCGCGAAACTGGCACTCTGTTTCATCTGATTGGCTGTTTGTCTGAATATGGTAAGTTGGGTCTCACCAGTATTGGTAATTCGCTCCAGCAGGCTAGGGATACCTATAATCACATCATGCGGGTGCTGGATGTGGAAACCAAGCCCGATTAATTTTGCCTCATCTTTCTTTGATTAACATGCCATATTCCCAGGAACCACAACAGGGTAGCTTGTTCTCCCTCAAAGAATTTGACAGCCCTGTCTATAAAGTCGAATCTACGCCCTATGAGATGGGTGCAACGGAGCTAGGGCGGTGGAAAGATAAGATTATTAATTATCAACAACAGCTCAGGGCAGCGCGATCGCCCCAAGCCCAAACCAATCTGCTGGAGCTTGTGCCCAATCATTGTGATCCCGATGCGATCGATCCTTTTGGGTTGGAACCTCGCCCTCTCTCATTTTGGCGCTATCCCGAGCATGGTGCCAGTGCCGCTTGCATTTATTTTGTGATCGATCATGCCTGTGGTTTGCTGTTGTATGTGGGCGAAACCTGCCGATCGAGTACGCGCTGGAAAGGAGCCCACGATTGCAAGCGCTATGCGGATAATTATGTCTATTTGCACGGCAGCCATAACTTAACTCGACAATTGGGCATTAGCTTCTGGTGGGATGCACCGATCGCTACCAGGCCACGCCAGCAACTGGAATCAAACTTGATCGCCAAGTGGAAACCGCCTTTTAATAGGGAAAACTGGCAACTCTGGCATACACCTTTTGTGGGTGATTAGTTTGTTTTGCATCCCATGCTCTTGTGAGCGTTTAAAGGAATATTTATGATTGGCGTAGCCTAAAGATATCATACTGGCTGGTTTAGAGAATAAACTCGGCGATCGCCGCCGCCACGCCATCCTCTGCCACATCAGGCGCAATCCAATCAGCTACCTCTTGCAAGCCCTCTGGTGCATTGCCCATCGCCACGCCCACACCGGCATACTCGATCATTTCCAGGTCATTAAAATTATCACCCACGGCCATCACTTCATCTTGTTTAAAACCCAGAATGTTTTCCGCTAGGTGCTTCACTGCGGTGCCCTTGTTGGCGATCGGGTTGGTGGCTTCAAAAAAGGTGGCCACTGACTTAGTTAAATAGAGCTGTCCTGGTGTGTAGCGTTGTTTGAGGGTGCGCAGTAGTTCAGTGGTTAATTCTGGATCATCGCTTAAGGCCAATACTTTAGTGGGCAGAGTTTGGTGCGATTCTGAGGCTTTGGCTTGCAAGAACTCCTTGAGATCGCCCACAATTAATGCATCTACGCCGGCTCGCACCTCATAGGCAGCGGTCTGGGGTGACATCTTTTTGACATAGAGATTGTCATCGAGATACACATGCACCGATAGGCGATCGCTGGCCACCAGATCCGCAAAGTCATCGATCAAAGACAATGCATATTCCAGATCTACGGGCCAATGCCCCACCACTTCCTGGGAGCGCGGATCTTTGATATATGCCCCCTGATAGGAAACGATCGGCAAGTCCGCATTCACTGCCTCGTGGAATCGCAACGCCGATCGATACATCCGCCCGGTGGCGATCGCAATTTTCACGCCCTGATCCTGAGCCGCCTTGATCGCCCGTTTAACTGGCTCATTCACCTGGTTATTATTGCCGTTGATTGTGCCGTCAATATCAAAGACTGCCAGTTTAATCTTTTGACCCATATGTTTGATTTAAAGTTTAGATGTAATGCTTGGGTGGGGTTTACTCCCACAGTTTAGCAGCGTTATTAAATTAATTTTTTAAGGGCAGCTTAAGCATATATACGGCTAGATATGCATATTACAGGCGGTGGGATCAGTACCGAATATAACTATTTGATCTGATCCAAGGCGCTATAAAGAAAGCTAGGTATGATCGGCTGTATTAATTACCTGTAAGCCCGAAAGATCTATTTCCAACAAATGATGCAACTCTGGCATCGATTGCGATGGCTAAATTCTTACCGTCAATTTAACCATAAAACAAAGATAATTGTTGTTGAATACATAACTCCCTCGCTGTGATTAATGTCTTTCAGTAAGTGTTATAGGAGTTATAGGGATTGCATTCGTTAATCTAGCGATCGCTATAGATCTTGGTTTATTGTTATTAAATACAGGTTATTGCTCAACTAAACATTGCCGTAACGACTATAGCAAGTGAAGCAGATTTGATCTTTGATTTAAATAATTTAAATAGATGAATGAAGAGAAATATTTAGCTACGCTGACATAAGCTGGTATTGATTAGTTATTTAATCGATAATTGCCAAAATTCCTGGATTAACTGGGGTGAATCGGTACTTATAACCTTAGTTATTGATATTTAAAGAATTTGATCGATAGAATCGATAGATAGGTGATAAATAGGTAATAGTGTGGAGAGTATGCAAAAGAATTTATTTGATCGTGTTAGACGCGGTGGTCAGTTGTTGGCGATCGCCTTTCTTTTCTCATCTTTAGCGGCCTGCGGTGGAAATGTACCCACTACGCCCGATCCAACCGCTGATGTACCTGAGCCAGATCAAAATACAGAAACAGTCAGCCCCAGCGATCAGGATGAATTCAAAGTTGGCATGGTGATTGTGGGGCCCAAAAACGATGCGGGCTGGAACCAATCCCATGTGGAAGCTTCGGAATATGTGATGGAAAACTTACCTGGGGTGGCCTTTGACTATGTGGACAAAGTGAATCCGGGCGATCGACCGAATGTGCAGGGATCGCAGGTGGCCGACGACCTGATCGCCAATGGGGCGCAGATGGTAATTTTTAACTCCGATGACTTTAAGGATGATGCCCTGTTCACCGCCCAAAAGCACCCAGATGTGGCGGTGATTCATGTGTCTGGTGATTATGCCTGGCCAGAGGGCAAAAATTATCAAGAGCAGGCCAATTTGTCTAACGTGATGCTGCAAATGTATTATGGCCGCTTGATTGCTGGTTGTGCGGCAGCATTGGAAACTAAAACGGGCAAAATTGGTTACCTGGGGCCATTAATTAATGACGAAACCAGGCGTTTGTCCAGTGCGGCGTTTTTGGGAGCGCAACATTGTTGGCAAAACTACCGCGATCGGGATGCGGCGGAGCTGGAGTTCAAGGTTACCTGGATTGGTTTTTGGTTTAATATTCCTGGCGTGACCCTGGACCCTACCAAGGTGGCGGATGATTTTTATAATGGTGGTTATGATGTGGTGATGACTGGGATCGATACGCCGGAGGCAGCAGTCCAGGGCAAGAAGGCGGCTGAAGCAGGTAAAGATGTGAAGTTTTTGCACTACACCTTGCGATCGGGTTGTTCGCTGGCTCCCGAAATTTGCATTGGCGTGCCTTTCTATAACTGGGGCCCAACTTATCAAGCCCAGATCGAAGCAGCTAAGGCTGGTGAATTTGAAAGTGCGTTTGTGTGGTCTGCGCCCGATTGGCAAGATATTAATAATGCTGATACTTCGGCGGTGGGTTTTGCCAGGGGTGAGGCATTGAGCGAGGAAAATGGCGAAATCCTGGATCAATTTATTCAAGGGTTGGGTGACGATACGATCAATCTATATACCGGCGCGCTCAATTTCCAGGATGGGACTACATATCTGGCCGAGGATGAGATCGCCACGCCTCAGCAAATCTGGTATATGACCCAATTGCTGGAGGGGATGGATGGAGCCAGTGAGTAAAGTGAGTGTAAATGAGCACCCGGTTGCTTGGTTTAATTAACCCGATCGTAGCTAGTTGCTTTTAGCTTCGGGAGTTAAAGTATATTGCCGATCGAGTCCTTATCTAAACCCCTATCTAAATCCATGCCTAATGGCTCAGGCTGTTACCCTGGGATGCAACATTGGTTTTAAGTTGTTTTGAGTTGATAGCTAACCATCCAATCATCCTATTCACCCGTAGATTGAATATATTCAATATTAAATAGAATGCTAATTCTTCAGTAAGAACAATATAAGCACAATGCCAAAAAAACTCACCCAAGCGATCGCGGTTGCTGTCTTGTCCACAATGGCCTATGGCTTAGCTGGTATGCTGAGTATAACCAGCCAGCCTGAGATCTTCGCGGCTGAACACAATCATCAGAATGAACAGCTAGATGGAGAGAGGATCAGTGGGGAACAAATAGTAAATGCCTGTGTCAATAATCAAGCGGAGCAACTCCCCCATGCTTTCATTGATGTACCCAGCGATCATTGGGCGTTCAAAGCAGTGCAAACTATGTACTACTGCGGTGCCTATCGCCAAGCTACGCCAATTAAGCTGCAAGAGGAGCTAAAACAGCGATCGCTCCCGCAACCAGCTCTACCAGGTCAAGAATTCAACTCCGGTGCAGATTTACCTGGATAGAGTTGATTAAAGGCAATTAAAGGCAATTAAAGGCAATCACCAAAATATTAAGCAGGATTTAAATATTTAACAAATTAGACCCGATCGCCAGAAATAAGCGCATACTAATAGTCATTGCCATAGATCGCTGAGTATTAATACTGTCTGAGTTAAGTGAATTTAAGCCTGGTAAATCTGAATCTAGTAAATTAAGCATACGCATGATTGATATTACAACCCACGCCTATCCGATCGCCCATTTAACCCATGCGGTAACCGTTTCCTCGGCTAGCTGGTTTAATGCCATCGGTGATTTCTCGCGTAATAACTGTGTGGGCATCTGTGCGTTTCTAGTGCCTGCAAATATGATCGCCACCACCCAAACAATGGTGTTTACTGGCATTGATATTGTTTCTCGTCGATTGCGCCTGATGATGATTGCCGCGATCGCCTATTCAATGATCATGGTGTTGCATGTGTTTACCTGGTTTAGCGTGGGAGTGGTGGCCGCGCCAACCTTTATTTTGCTCTTTCTGGGAACTGTGTGTCTGGCGATTAATTTATGGGCGATCGCCAAACCTCAGGTTATGGCCAAATTATTGCGGATCGGCTACTTCTGGGTGATCGATCGCTTCAAGCCGATGACTGGTAAGCCAAAGCAGAGCTATCTAGGTGAATGTCGTTAGTTACTCGATCGCCCCCAGCTAGCTGATATTCTTCCTGCCCATTGATCCTGTACTTATAAAGCATTGCCAAGCTATTTATCTAGCTTCTTTTTAGCCCGTTGCCAGATCTCTTCTAACTCCTCGATCGTACAGTCAGCAAAAGGTCGATCGCTAATTTTTTCCATCATTGCAATGCGCTGAATAAACCGCTTATTTGTGCCTTGTAAAGCTGCAAAGGGATCAAGACCTTGCCAACGGGCAATGTTAATAATGGTAAAGAGGAGATCGCCTAATTCTGCTTCTTGAGCGGCTGGATCTTCATGCTTGAGCGCATATTCAAATTCACCCAGTTCTTCATGGAACTTATCCCACACCTGCGCGATGTTTTCCCATTCAAACCCAGATTTGGCTGCCTTCTGGGAAATCTTCATCCCCGCCAGCAGGGGCGGCAAACTGCGGGCATAGCGACTTAGTTTGCGGCTGAGCTTTTGGGCAGTGGCTGGGTCTTCGCCCTTCTCGGCGGCTTTGATCTGCTCCCAATTCCGGCTAATCTCTTCGGTATTCGCAACTTCCAGATCGCCAAATACATGGGGATGGCGGCGAATTAGTTTCTCGGCAATGCCTTCGGCTACTTCTGCGATCGAAAACTGGCCATAGTCCTGGGCAACTTGCGCTTGTAGCACCACCTGCAACAGCAGATCGCCAAGTTCTTCTTGGATCGCCGCCGTGTCCTGGGAGCGAATTGCATCAACTACCTCATAGGCTTCTTCGATCACGTAGGGAATTAGGGTCTCTGGGGTTTGCGCCAGATCCCAGGGACAACCCCCATCGGGCGATCGCAATTTTGCCACCACGTCTAGTAAATGTTGAAGTGCTGGCAAAGAATGAGAGGACATAGGCATATAGATAAATAGGGCTTAATTCGGCGATCGCATAGTAAAACTGCATCTTTAGCCAATCCAAAGCTAATTTCAAGCTTAAGTATCAGCCCAAATGACAAACTTGGTGGCTATTCTAAACTAGGACAACCAGACTTTACCAGTATGTTGTTATTACCAGTATGGACGCTACCCAACCTCAATTTATTCTTGCTTCTGCCTCAACGGCACGGCGATCGATTTTGCAAAATGCTGGCATTGAGCCAATTGTGAGCATTAGCAATTTTAATGAAGATTTGATCCATAGCGATGATCCGGCTAAGTTGGTGCAAATGCTGGCTAAAGGCAAAGCGGCAGCAGTGGTGCCACGCTTTTCTCACCATAATGCGCTGGTGCTGGGCTGTGATTCGGTGTTGGCGATCAATGGCAGGATTCATGGCAAGCCGGATAATGCGGAAGTGGCGATCGCCCGCTGGCAGCAAATGCGCGGGAATGTGGGGCAGCTCTACACGGGGCATAGCTTAATTGATATTCAACACGATCGCACCGTGACTAAATATGGTCTAACCCTGGTGCATTTTAGTGATGCCACTGATGTAGAGATAAATAGTTATATTGGCACAGGGGAGCCACTTAATTGTGCTGGCTGTTTCACGCTTGAGGGAATGGGCGGATTGTTAGTCAATAAGATCGAAGGCTGTCACACTAATGTGATCGGCCTCAGCTTGCCACTGCTCCGACAAATGATTATTTCGCTTGGTTACACAATTACCTTCACGGCACAGCGCACTAATATTATCCCCACGTTGAATTAGCACATTGAACTAATCAGTTGAGATAGTGGCTTGCTTAAAACTTACCCACCGCATAGCTAACCAATTTGATTAAGCCCTGTTGCAAGTCCTCGAAGCCTTTGCGTTTGGTGGCGGAAATCAAAACCGCATTCACATTCTCAGTACGAATAAAATCTTGAATCGCGCCAAAGTCTTCCATCCGATCGCACTTATTAAATGCCAGCAACACCGGCCCCACCGCGATCGGCATTTCTGCCAAAATTTGATTCACCGATCGCACCTGATCCAACCAGGCCGGATGGGAAGCATCCACCACATGCAACAATGCATCTGCCTCGGTTACTTCTTCGAGGGTGGCGCGGAAAGCATCAACCAACGGTGGCGGTAGCTCATGGATGAACCCCACCGTATCGGTGAGCAAAATTGGTTCATGGCCAGCGATATTCAAGCGGCGGGTGGTCGGGTCGAGGGTGGCAAATAGCTGATCGGCAGCATAGGCCGTAGATTTGGTCAGGCTATTTAACAGGGTTGACTTACCCGCATTGGTATAACCCACGATCGCCACGGTGGGAATTTCCTGCTTAACCCGCCGCTGCCGCATTCGATCGCGTTGGGCTTGCAGTTGATTTACCTGTCTTTGCAAATGAGAGATCCGCTTTTGGATGGTGCGGCGATCGCTTTCTAGCTTTGTTTCGCCGGGGCCTCTGGTGCCAATCCCACCTCCTAACCGAGACAGGGCTTGCCCTCTGCCAGACAATCGCGGCAGGCGATATTCCAATTGCGCCAGTTCTACTTGCAATTTCCCGGCGGCGGATTGGGCGCGTTGGGCAAATATATCTAGAATCACCTCGGTGCGATCGCTGACTCGAATCCCTAATAATCTTTCTAGGTTACGGGTTTGGGCAGGGGAAAGCTCTTGATTAAACACGATCAAATTCGCTCGTTGCGCCTGGGCGGCCAGGGCAATTTCTTCCACCTTACCCTGACCAATTACGGTTTGCGGGTGGGGGCGATCGCGTTTTTGGGCAATCAAGTCTAAAACTTGGCCACCAGCACTCTCAACCAGTTGTTGCATCTCCAGCAAACTGGTGTGCGGATCGATCGGCTCTTGGCGATCAGAGCGATCAGCGCGATCGGAGTGATTGGAGCGATCGGCATACTTATGCTTGCCTTTTTGTCGATTCTGATGGCGATTCTGATGGCGATTTTTATGGCGATCGGAAATCAACCCGACAATGATCGCCAGATCCTGCTCAATCTCTACTGCTTGGGCAGTGAACTCGCGGCTAAATTCGGCCTCTAGATTAAAGACCAGCTCTAAAAAATCCTGCTTCGAGATCGCATCCAGGCTTTGGGGCGGTAAAACTGTCCAGGTGGTTGATTCATGCTCAGCCGCCGTGTTTGGCACTAAATGCGCCACATAACCGCGATCGACATAGCCAGACTTATTCAACGTCAGAGCCACAAATGCATCCAGGCGCTGCATTGCCATTGCACTGAGATCGGCGGTGCTGGGGGGGGCTGATTTTAATTTCGTGCCGATGCAACGCAACCCTGACAGGCGCTCGTCGCCATAGCGTGGCAATTCCGCTGGCGGGATTTTGGTTTGTTGCAAAGTACCCACGCCCACGCGCACCACATGACCACGGCGATCGATAAATATACATAGTGGCGCTTTGATCTCGGCACTAATATTAGCAAGACGTTGGGCAAATTCCGGCGTGATGAAGGTAGGCGCGGGAACTCGGCGGCGATAGAGGCGCTGAATCTGTTTGAGTTGGCTGGGTTTTAAGCCTTGAGTGTGACCGTAGATTGTACTAATAAGCCTTAGGGTTTGATTTAAGCTTTAGGGGTAGATATTTAAGTCAATTAGTTAAATTAATGCCTGAGGGCGATCGTGCTTGACAGTTAAGCTCGGCAAGATATAAGCAATTTTAAGCAATTTTGCCTTTACAACTTACCTTTACAACTTACCTTTACGACTTGCATTTACGACAATGAATCACTTAAGCAGCTTTGAGCCAATCCAAGGCTTCCTGCTTTTGCTCCATTTTAAACATTTTAAGTTGGATATTCAAAAACGGTGATATAGCTCTTGCAAATGGGCCAATCCAGCCTGAATCAGTGACGACAGCACAGTGACTGAAGTCTTTTAAGTGGTCGATGTCAAATTTAATCGCTTTACCAAGCATTGACAATTCAAAACCACTAAAATCCTTCACAATCTCGATCATTTTGACTGTGCCCTGCTGAGCGATGAATTTTTCCATCTGGGGTAAGATGCTATTGATATCTGCATTGGTAACTTTGCCATCTACCAATACTTCAACCATTTTGAGATCTGGGTATTCTCGATATTCAGTTGTCATTTTAGCCTCCATTGCTTAGTTACAATATCTGGCAATTCTAGAGGTCAACTTTGCCTATTTCTATTGTACTGAAGCTGCCGCTGTGATCGCTGCCAGGGTAGATTCATCAATACAATTGACCACATCTGTAACTGACTTGCCAGCAAAGCCAGCATTAATAATTTCAGGGATGCGCCGATCGCACAGGGGCAATTCTGTCTCGCTGAACACTTCCCCCACCAGCTTGCAAGCCTTGACCAGGGAAATAAGCGCAGTGGTACGGGGATCGGGTTGCTTGCCTTCCAGAACTGCGGCACGGATGCGATCGCGGCTTTCCGATTCCGAACTGCTATCCTGCATTGGGTAATGGGGCGAAGAAATTACCCACAACACCTTATGTTCTTCTCGGCGCAAAATGCCCTGCTCGATCAATCGCTCCAGGAGGCGATCGCGTAACTGCTCTGATGCCGCGCTCAGGCTGGCAATCCATTTTGACGGAGCCTGCAAAGGTGCTTCAGCAATTTGGGTTAGCACCGAGTCGAGAATATCATCGCCGGTTGCGGCATTTTTTTTCACGACTAGATTGCCTAATTCTAGCTTGAGTCGATCTTGCAAAATTAGATCGCTTAACACTGCTCCCACCAAGCCATAGTCCAGGATCGCATCGCAGGTCAGCACCACACCGCGATCGTCATCAAAGGCAATGAGCAATAGTTCTTCGGCTAGGCTGAGCATATGCACCTCGAATGATGATTGTTGTTTGACTATATGTTTAGGATGTTTAGGGGGTGGCTCTTGGCGATCGTAGGCGATCGCAAGTGATCACCAGCAAAACAAGCTTT
The sequence above is a segment of the Pseudanabaena sp. PCC 7367 genome. Coding sequences within it:
- a CDS encoding peptide ligase PGM1-related protein — its product is MLRTNRVAINDKFCQLQTQLRDRWQSMEQFDNSDYDLLVIPSLSFDPRELRKIPGANHYEERLLFSLVRLRNPHTRLVYVTSQPLPSIIIEYYLQLLPGIPFSQARERLILLSAYDASVDKPLTQKILERPRLIERIKKSLRLDRAIMTCFNSTPWEQALSVELGIPLWGLDPNLLYWGTKSGSREIFAEAKIPFPDGSELVWTKEDLARMVLELWQRQPDLRRIVIKLNEGFSGEGNALLDLQNLKTAMAEQDEPEKLAAIEKSFKFLRFQTKAETWESYSSQIPKLGAIAEEFIEGKRKFSPSFQGRIAPTGEVEVLSTHDQILGGPDGQVYLGCSFPASADYRLRLQVMGLEIGRCLAAKGALERYGVDFLAVQQDSGRWDLQAIEINLRKGGTTHPFMALRYLTNGRFDDRSGLFFSQQGREKYYVASDNLVKDRYHGLLPHDLMEIIAHHRLHFDSSRETGTLFHLIGCLSEYGKLGLTSIGNSLQQARDTYNHIMRVLDVETKPD
- a CDS encoding Cof-type HAD-IIB family hydrolase, with product MGQKIKLAVFDIDGTINGNNNQVNEPVKRAIKAAQDQGVKIAIATGRMYRSALRFHEAVNADLPIVSYQGAYIKDPRSQEVVGHWPVDLEYALSLIDDFADLVASDRLSVHVYLDDNLYVKKMSPQTAAYEVRAGVDALIVGDLKEFLQAKASESHQTLPTKVLALSDDPELTTELLRTLKQRYTPGQLYLTKSVATFFEATNPIANKGTAVKHLAENILGFKQDEVMAVGDNFNDLEMIEYAGVGVAMGNAPEGLQEVADWIAPDVAEDGVAAAIAEFIL
- a CDS encoding BMP family lipoprotein, whose amino-acid sequence is MQKNLFDRVRRGGQLLAIAFLFSSLAACGGNVPTTPDPTADVPEPDQNTETVSPSDQDEFKVGMVIVGPKNDAGWNQSHVEASEYVMENLPGVAFDYVDKVNPGDRPNVQGSQVADDLIANGAQMVIFNSDDFKDDALFTAQKHPDVAVIHVSGDYAWPEGKNYQEQANLSNVMLQMYYGRLIAGCAAALETKTGKIGYLGPLINDETRRLSSAAFLGAQHCWQNYRDRDAAELEFKVTWIGFWFNIPGVTLDPTKVADDFYNGGYDVVMTGIDTPEAAVQGKKAAEAGKDVKFLHYTLRSGCSLAPEICIGVPFYNWGPTYQAQIEAAKAGEFESAFVWSAPDWQDINNADTSAVGFARGEALSEENGEILDQFIQGLGDDTINLYTGALNFQDGTTYLAEDEIATPQQIWYMTQLLEGMDGASE
- the mazG gene encoding nucleoside triphosphate pyrophosphohydrolase, giving the protein MSSHSLPALQHLLDVVAKLRSPDGGCPWDLAQTPETLIPYVIEEAYEVVDAIRSQDTAAIQEELGDLLLQVVLQAQVAQDYGQFSIAEVAEGIAEKLIRRHPHVFGDLEVANTEEISRNWEQIKAAEKGEDPATAQKLSRKLSRYARSLPPLLAGMKISQKAAKSGFEWENIAQVWDKFHEELGEFEYALKHEDPAAQEAELGDLLFTIINIARWQGLDPFAALQGTNKRFIQRIAMMEKISDRPFADCTIEELEEIWQRAKKKLDK
- a CDS encoding Maf family protein, producing the protein MDATQPQFILASASTARRSILQNAGIEPIVSISNFNEDLIHSDDPAKLVQMLAKGKAAAVVPRFSHHNALVLGCDSVLAINGRIHGKPDNAEVAIARWQQMRGNVGQLYTGHSLIDIQHDRTVTKYGLTLVHFSDATDVEINSYIGTGEPLNCAGCFTLEGMGGLLVNKIEGCHTNVIGLSLPLLRQMIISLGYTITFTAQRTNIIPTLN
- the hflX gene encoding GTPase HflX; protein product: MSTIYGHTQGLKPSQLKQIQRLYRRRVPAPTFITPEFAQRLANISAEIKAPLCIFIDRRGHVVRVGVGTLQQTKIPPAELPRYGDERLSGLRCIGTKLKSAPPSTADLSAMAMQRLDAFVALTLNKSGYVDRGYVAHLVPNTAAEHESTTWTVLPPQSLDAISKQDFLELVFNLEAEFSREFTAQAVEIEQDLAIIVGLISDRHKNRHQNRHQNRQKGKHKYADRSNHSDRADRSDRQEPIDPHTSLLEMQQLVESAGGQVLDLIAQKRDRPHPQTVIGQGKVEEIALAAQAQRANLIVFNQELSPAQTRNLERLLGIRVSDRTEVILDIFAQRAQSAAGKLQVELAQLEYRLPRLSGRGQALSRLGGGIGTRGPGETKLESDRRTIQKRISHLQRQVNQLQAQRDRMRQRRVKQEIPTVAIVGYTNAGKSTLLNSLTKSTAYAADQLFATLDPTTRRLNIAGHEPILLTDTVGFIHELPPPLVDAFRATLEEVTEADALLHVVDASHPAWLDQVRSVNQILAEMPIAVGPVLLAFNKCDRMEDFGAIQDFIRTENVNAVLISATKRKGFEDLQQGLIKLVSYAVGKF
- a CDS encoding STAS/SEC14 domain-containing protein; this translates as MVEVLVDGKVTNADINSILPQMEKFIAQQGTVKMIEIVKDFSGFELSMLGKAIKFDIDHLKDFSHCAVVTDSGWIGPFARAISPFLNIQLKMFKMEQKQEALDWLKAA
- a CDS encoding GOLPH3/VPS74 family protein; the protein is MLSLAEELLLIAFDDDRGVVLTCDAILDYGLVGAVLSDLILQDRLKLELGNLVVKKNAATGDDILDSVLTQIAEAPLQAPSKWIASLSAASEQLRDRLLERLIEQGILRREEHKVLWVISSPHYPMQDSSSESESRDRIRAAVLEGKQPDPRTTALISLVKACKLVGEVFSETELPLCDRRIPEIINAGFAGKSVTDVVNCIDESTLAAITAAASVQ